From the Brevibacillus choshinensis genome, one window contains:
- a CDS encoding DRTGG domain-containing protein, translating into MATKHEQILQYIDRLPIGSKISVRQIAKDLDVSEGTAYRAIKEAETQGYVSTIERVGTVRIEKKQKENIERLTFAEVVNIVDGHVLGGREGLHKTLNKFVIGAMQLEAMMRYIDAGSLLIVGNRYQAHKIALQQGAAVLITGGFDTSEEIKQLADRLALPIISSSYDTFTVASMINRAIYDRLIKKEIVMVEDVLKPLAETPVLLPSDPVAKWHQYTELYQDTRFPVVDEHMRLIGIVTSKDIIGHEETATIDKVMTKNPITTSPRVSVASSAHTMVWEGIELLPVVDNHRKLVGVLSRNDVLKALQYTAKQPQMSETFPNLIMSHFREERKADELLYLGDVTPQMTNHLGTIASGIMTTVMVEAACNLLRHHRRGDMVPENVTVYFLKPVQMESQIEVQPRLLDISRRFGKVEVSVYHGEQLVGQAMVTAQIIER; encoded by the coding sequence TTGGCAACAAAACACGAACAAATCTTGCAATATATTGATCGCCTTCCGATCGGCTCAAAGATATCGGTGCGGCAGATCGCCAAGGACCTGGACGTGAGCGAGGGTACGGCTTATCGTGCGATCAAGGAAGCCGAGACGCAAGGCTACGTCAGTACCATTGAGCGTGTCGGGACGGTACGAATTGAGAAAAAACAGAAAGAAAATATAGAGCGGCTTACTTTCGCCGAAGTAGTCAATATCGTCGACGGGCATGTGCTGGGTGGGCGAGAAGGCTTGCACAAGACATTGAATAAATTCGTCATCGGTGCGATGCAGCTGGAAGCCATGATGCGCTACATTGATGCTGGTAGTTTGTTAATCGTAGGGAACCGCTATCAGGCTCACAAAATCGCCCTGCAGCAAGGAGCTGCGGTGTTGATCACCGGGGGCTTCGATACGAGCGAAGAGATCAAGCAATTGGCGGATCGCCTTGCGCTGCCGATAATTTCGTCTAGCTACGATACGTTTACTGTAGCTTCCATGATCAACCGGGCCATTTACGATCGCCTGATTAAAAAAGAAATCGTCATGGTAGAGGATGTGCTCAAGCCGCTGGCAGAAACACCGGTCTTGTTACCATCCGATCCTGTGGCCAAATGGCATCAATATACAGAGCTGTATCAGGACACACGCTTCCCTGTCGTAGATGAGCATATGCGCTTGATCGGGATCGTAACCTCCAAAGACATCATCGGCCATGAAGAGACCGCGACGATTGACAAGGTTATGACCAAAAATCCGATTACGACCTCTCCGCGAGTATCGGTGGCTTCATCGGCGCACACGATGGTATGGGAAGGAATCGAGCTGTTACCTGTTGTGGATAATCACCGAAAGCTGGTGGGTGTCCTTAGTCGGAACGACGTATTAAAAGCCCTGCAATATACAGCCAAGCAGCCGCAAATGAGTGAAACGTTCCCGAATTTGATCATGTCCCACTTCCGCGAAGAGCGTAAGGCGGATGAACTCTTGTACCTAGGCGACGTGACACCGCAGATGACCAACCATCTCGGAACCATCGCGAGCGGAATCATGACCACAGTTATGGTAGAAGCCGCCTGTAATTTGTTGCGTCACCATCGGCGAGGGGATATGGTGCCGGAAAACGTCACAGTCTATTTCCTGAAGCCTGTGCAGATGGAGAGCCAGATAGAAGTACAACCGCGCTTGCTGGATATCAGCCGCCGCTTTGGTAAAGTAGAAGTGTCTGTCTACCATGGGGAGCAGCTGGTCGGTCAGGCGATGGTGACGGCACAAATCATCGAACGATAA
- a CDS encoding aminopeptidase, translated as MNPFEQHIHKYAELVIKVGVNLQPGQVLYLGAPLECAEFVRIIVRKAYEAGATYVQVVWDDDAVTRARFEYASDESFHYYPQWIASSMEQLAESGGALLQIDVPNPELFDGIDNAKVSAARLAAATARQKYLGYVRSNKLSWCLINAPTQAWADKAFPELPYPERIQALWEAVFHMTRVDQNDPVSAWQQHIQNLKSLCGKLNEKQYKKLYYKGPGTDLTVELVDHHLWAGGSSLNQAGVEFIANVPTEEVFTMPRRQGTNGTVSSTMPLILSGTIVDRFSLTFQDGKVTDFSAKVGYDALQSFLETDDGARYLGEVALVPHDSPISNLNRIFYNTGVDENASCHFALGSAYPFNLEGGTGLSKEELLERGANISVVHEDFMIGSDQLDIDGELADGTLVPLFRKGNWVEA; from the coding sequence ATGAATCCGTTCGAGCAGCACATACACAAGTACGCGGAGCTTGTCATCAAAGTAGGTGTAAACCTGCAACCCGGACAGGTCCTGTATCTAGGTGCACCGCTGGAGTGCGCTGAATTCGTCCGGATCATCGTCCGTAAAGCGTACGAAGCTGGAGCTACTTACGTGCAGGTCGTGTGGGACGACGATGCCGTTACTCGTGCCCGATTTGAATATGCGAGCGACGAGTCGTTTCACTATTATCCGCAGTGGATCGCGTCCTCCATGGAACAGCTCGCAGAGTCAGGCGGCGCACTACTCCAAATCGATGTACCCAATCCTGAATTATTTGATGGGATCGACAATGCCAAGGTCAGTGCTGCAAGGTTGGCGGCTGCGACAGCTAGACAAAAATACTTGGGCTACGTCCGGTCCAATAAATTGAGCTGGTGCCTGATCAATGCCCCGACACAAGCATGGGCGGACAAAGCTTTCCCAGAGCTACCGTACCCGGAACGTATACAGGCTTTGTGGGAAGCCGTTTTTCACATGACCCGCGTAGATCAAAACGACCCTGTCAGTGCGTGGCAGCAGCACATTCAGAATCTGAAGTCCTTGTGTGGGAAATTAAACGAAAAACAGTATAAAAAGCTGTATTATAAAGGACCAGGAACAGATCTGACTGTCGAGTTAGTCGACCATCATTTATGGGCAGGCGGCAGCAGTCTCAATCAGGCAGGCGTAGAATTTATCGCGAATGTACCCACCGAGGAAGTCTTTACAATGCCACGCCGCCAAGGGACAAACGGCACGGTTTCCAGTACGATGCCACTCATTTTGAGCGGTACAATCGTCGATCGGTTTTCCCTGACTTTTCAGGATGGCAAAGTCACAGATTTCTCAGCAAAAGTAGGCTACGATGCCTTACAGTCATTTCTGGAAACGGACGATGGTGCTCGCTATCTCGGGGAGGTTGCTCTCGTACCACACGATTCCCCTATTTCCAATCTGAATCGAATCTTCTACAACACCGGGGTAGACGAAAATGCATCCTGCCACTTTGCTCTCGGCAGCGCCTATCCGTTTAATCTCGAGGGAGGAACCGGCCTGTCAAAAGAAGAGTTGTTAGAACGTGGTGCAAACATCAGCGTGGTTCACGAGGATTTTATGATTGGATCGGATCAGCTCGACATTGACGGCGAACTTGCAGATGGCACGTTGGTACCACTGTTCCGCAAAGGAAATTGGGTCGAAGCGTAA
- a CDS encoding DUF2087 domain-containing protein, with amino-acid sequence MQLDKLVAFHKALADPTRIRILAILANGPLHGQALAGKMGVTPPTITHHMAKLREAGVVYERRDKNTIYFYVHELNMKRQSQAILDVLEKAKNAQGDWMEEAPEVDQRRESMAAEQLQVIRNFMTQDGKLKQIPVQRKKKLIVLEHLVRGLERGRKYQEKEINEYIKAFHEDFATIRREFVMNHYMYREDGIYELNPEEMWAKE; translated from the coding sequence ATGCAATTAGACAAACTTGTAGCCTTTCATAAAGCACTGGCTGACCCGACGCGCATTCGCATTCTCGCGATCTTGGCGAATGGACCACTACACGGGCAGGCTCTGGCAGGAAAAATGGGAGTGACGCCTCCGACGATCACGCACCATATGGCAAAACTGCGTGAGGCAGGAGTGGTTTATGAGAGAAGGGACAAGAACACGATTTATTTTTACGTGCACGAACTCAACATGAAACGGCAGTCACAAGCCATTTTGGATGTACTGGAAAAAGCAAAGAATGCACAGGGCGATTGGATGGAGGAAGCTCCAGAGGTAGATCAGAGGAGGGAGAGCATGGCAGCAGAACAATTACAGGTCATCCGCAACTTTATGACGCAGGATGGTAAGCTCAAACAAATACCGGTTCAACGTAAGAAAAAGCTGATTGTTTTGGAACATTTGGTACGCGGACTAGAGAGAGGAAGAAAGTATCAGGAGAAGGAGATCAATGAGTACATCAAGGCGTTCCATGAAGATTTTGCCACGATCCGTCGCGAGTTCGTCATGAATCACTATATGTATCGGGAGGACGGGATCTACGAGTTGAATCCTGAGGAGATGTGGGCGAAGGAGTAA
- a CDS encoding YtpI family protein has protein sequence MWSAFYLTGVLASLVASVYFSIHARRQGIHPLASRMTLGKMNIALGLLVTLFGINQFTFEQLDTVRIVVALAMLGVGIINLYLGTRNYFRYKTLWLAELKKGV, from the coding sequence ATGTGGTCTGCCTTTTACTTGACCGGCGTACTCGCATCGCTGGTTGCCAGTGTGTATTTCAGCATCCATGCCCGCAGACAGGGCATCCATCCGCTGGCTTCCCGCATGACCCTGGGAAAAATGAATATCGCCTTGGGGCTTTTGGTTACCTTGTTCGGCATCAATCAGTTCACCTTTGAGCAGTTGGATACGGTCCGAATCGTGGTCGCTCTGGCGATGCTGGGCGTGGGAATCATCAATTTGTATTTGGGAACACGCAATTATTTTCGTTATAAAACTCTATGGCTCGCTGAATTAAAGAAAGGCGTGTAG
- a CDS encoding DNA polymerase III subunit alpha, translated as MTSFVHLHVHTEYSLLDGAARIEPLVARAKELDMHALAITDHANLYGAIPFYKACLEAGIKPIIGMEVYVMEGNLQDRVRNAPAPSHLILLAENEQGYRNLLKLATIAQTEGNYILPRLNKEALVRHCAGLIALSACREGEVARLLLAGDSEGAKEAALWYRHTYGPDHYFLELADHGLEQERRLNARLVRLSEETGIPLVVTNNVHYVDQSDHATHDILLAIGEGKTVGEENRLRYETDQYYLKSGEELAPAFAFAPEALANTVAIAERCQVTLSFGEHILPEFPLPAGQDSTVFLRELCEKGCLERYKELTPQIRERLDHELTIITGTGFTDYFLIVWDFMRYAHQNGIPTGPGRGSAAGSLVAYALKITNVDPLRFQLLFERFLNPERVTMPDIDIDFSVERRDEVIHYVANKYGHDRVAQIITFGTMAARAAVRDVGRALGLSLGLIDRVAKMIQQSPGMTIERAMNINPEIAKLCGENKQVAQLIATAKGVEGLPRHASTHAAGVVISREPLTEYVPLQTGNEGLALTQYPMEILEEVGLLKMDFLGLRNLTIIQETLRNLEHQGNPIDLEAIPTDDLKTFRMLSRGETTGVFQLESSGMRNVLRDLKPSNLDDIIAVLALYRPGPMEIIPQYIAAKHGQTNVQYAHPVLEPILRETHGFMIYQEQIMQVSSALAGFSLGEADILRRAVGKKKRELLAEQREKFVAGCVKQGYGDELGNEIYDLIVRFADYGYNKAHSVAYAVIAYQMAYLKANHPLAFMAALLSLSIGSQTRIAEYTEEARRLQLQVLTPDVNRSKAHFTVEQDAIRFGLAAVKNVGYSAIESIVKERSSRPYRDVFDFCARVDARLVNRRVVESLTLCGALDSLPGHRSQLLMLLDEAVGKANGKRIERDADQMNLFAGDDAGAPVREPEDYPEVPPFSRAQQLKEERDLLGVYISGHPLDQFSHLANRAEITAIASLGELPRDKTVKVFGMITEERRIQTKKGDAMAFITMEDKTAQVELVVFPQVYAKHAELLTRESMVVAEARIDHQDDLVKLLASRFWAADALPKPTVETVLFVKISEAQEHDSTLQQLQQLFVEKKGTIPVILFYEGKRQTIRLPDTIGVTLDESFLEKTRAIVGRDSVISKELPIMWGG; from the coding sequence ATGACCTCCTTTGTCCATTTGCATGTTCATACGGAGTACAGCCTGCTTGACGGAGCTGCGCGTATCGAACCGCTGGTAGCTCGTGCAAAAGAATTGGACATGCACGCACTCGCGATTACGGACCACGCCAATCTGTACGGAGCGATTCCGTTTTATAAAGCTTGCCTGGAGGCAGGCATCAAGCCGATTATCGGCATGGAAGTATACGTAATGGAAGGAAACTTGCAGGATCGTGTGCGCAATGCACCGGCCCCGAGCCATTTGATTTTGCTGGCTGAAAATGAACAAGGCTATCGCAATCTCTTGAAGCTGGCGACCATTGCGCAAACAGAAGGAAATTACATTTTGCCTCGCTTAAACAAAGAGGCGCTCGTCCGTCATTGTGCAGGCTTGATTGCACTCAGCGCATGTCGTGAAGGGGAAGTGGCTAGGCTCCTGCTGGCAGGAGATTCGGAGGGAGCAAAGGAAGCTGCTTTGTGGTATCGCCACACGTACGGACCGGACCATTACTTTCTGGAGCTTGCGGATCACGGGTTGGAGCAGGAGCGAAGGCTGAATGCGCGGCTTGTCCGACTGAGTGAAGAGACTGGTATTCCTCTGGTCGTCACGAACAACGTTCATTACGTTGATCAAAGCGATCATGCCACACACGACATCCTCCTCGCGATTGGAGAAGGCAAGACGGTGGGTGAGGAAAATCGTCTCCGCTACGAGACTGATCAGTATTACTTGAAGAGTGGAGAAGAGCTTGCCCCTGCGTTTGCTTTTGCTCCTGAGGCACTGGCCAATACGGTAGCGATCGCCGAGCGCTGCCAGGTGACGTTGTCGTTTGGAGAACATATTTTGCCAGAATTCCCTTTGCCAGCAGGACAGGATTCGACGGTGTTTTTACGGGAGCTGTGTGAAAAAGGTTGCCTGGAGCGATACAAGGAACTGACTCCGCAAATTCGTGAGCGATTGGATCACGAGCTGACCATTATTACAGGGACAGGCTTTACCGATTACTTTTTGATCGTTTGGGACTTCATGCGCTATGCCCATCAGAACGGCATTCCGACAGGACCGGGTAGAGGATCGGCAGCAGGGAGTCTGGTTGCCTATGCACTCAAGATTACGAACGTAGACCCTTTGCGCTTTCAGCTGCTGTTTGAGCGTTTCCTGAATCCAGAGCGGGTGACGATGCCCGATATTGATATCGACTTTTCAGTAGAGCGCAGAGATGAAGTGATTCATTATGTGGCAAATAAATACGGCCATGATCGTGTGGCTCAGATCATTACCTTTGGTACGATGGCGGCGCGTGCAGCAGTGCGCGATGTAGGACGTGCGCTGGGCCTGTCACTCGGACTGATTGATCGTGTGGCGAAAATGATTCAGCAGTCGCCGGGAATGACGATCGAACGGGCGATGAACATCAATCCGGAGATTGCCAAGCTGTGCGGGGAAAACAAGCAGGTAGCCCAATTGATTGCTACGGCAAAAGGAGTAGAGGGCTTGCCGCGGCATGCATCCACGCATGCGGCGGGAGTGGTCATCTCCCGAGAGCCGCTGACGGAGTATGTGCCTTTGCAGACTGGCAATGAAGGCTTGGCGCTCACGCAATATCCAATGGAGATTTTAGAAGAAGTGGGCCTGTTGAAAATGGACTTTCTCGGCCTGCGCAATCTGACGATTATCCAAGAAACCTTGCGCAATCTCGAGCACCAGGGAAACCCAATCGATCTGGAAGCTATCCCGACAGACGATCTCAAAACCTTTCGGATGCTCTCACGTGGAGAGACGACGGGCGTATTTCAGCTGGAATCATCCGGTATGCGCAACGTTCTGCGAGATCTGAAGCCGTCCAATCTGGATGATATAATCGCTGTCCTGGCGCTGTATCGTCCGGGACCGATGGAGATCATTCCACAGTATATCGCGGCCAAACATGGTCAGACAAACGTCCAATACGCCCACCCCGTGCTGGAGCCGATTTTGCGGGAGACGCATGGCTTCATGATCTATCAGGAGCAAATCATGCAGGTTTCTTCCGCGCTGGCTGGGTTTAGTCTGGGAGAAGCAGATATTCTGCGGCGTGCTGTGGGGAAAAAGAAACGGGAGCTCTTGGCAGAGCAACGAGAGAAATTCGTAGCTGGTTGTGTCAAACAAGGCTATGGGGATGAGCTGGGCAACGAAATCTACGACCTGATCGTGCGCTTTGCCGATTACGGCTACAACAAGGCCCACTCGGTCGCGTATGCCGTCATCGCCTATCAGATGGCGTATTTGAAGGCGAATCATCCGCTTGCGTTTATGGCGGCCTTGCTCTCCTTGTCCATCGGCAGTCAAACGCGCATTGCCGAGTATACCGAGGAAGCTCGTCGCTTGCAGCTACAGGTACTGACCCCAGATGTGAACCGTAGCAAAGCGCATTTTACAGTGGAGCAGGATGCGATTCGCTTCGGCTTGGCTGCAGTTAAAAACGTGGGATACAGCGCTATCGAGTCGATCGTCAAGGAACGGAGCAGCAGACCGTATCGGGACGTGTTTGATTTTTGCGCGAGGGTTGATGCACGGCTGGTGAACAGACGGGTCGTGGAGTCGCTGACGTTATGTGGGGCGCTAGATTCGCTGCCTGGACATCGCAGTCAGCTTCTCATGCTGTTGGATGAAGCGGTGGGCAAGGCAAACGGCAAGCGAATTGAGCGTGATGCAGATCAAATGAATCTGTTTGCAGGAGACGATGCGGGAGCACCCGTGCGCGAACCGGAGGATTATCCGGAAGTGCCGCCTTTTTCACGTGCTCAGCAATTAAAAGAAGAGCGAGATTTGTTGGGTGTCTACATATCGGGTCATCCGCTGGATCAGTTCTCCCACTTGGCCAATCGGGCAGAGATAACGGCTATTGCGTCGCTAGGGGAGCTACCTCGCGACAAGACGGTGAAAGTGTTCGGAATGATCACAGAAGAGCGGCGCATCCAGACGAAAAAAGGGGATGCAATGGCGTTCATTACCATGGAGGACAAAACGGCTCAGGTAGAATTGGTCGTCTTTCCGCAGGTGTATGCCAAGCATGCGGAGTTATTGACCAGAGAAAGCATGGTCGTGGCCGAAGCCCGTATTGATCATCAGGATGATTTGGTCAAGCTGCTCGCTTCCCGCTTCTGGGCGGCAGACGCATTGCCAAAGCCAACGGTAGAGACTGTGCTTTTTGTCAAAATATCGGAGGCTCAGGAGCATGATTCGACGCTCCAGCAGCTCCAGCAGTTGTTTGTCGAAAAAAAAGGAACAATTCCTGTGATACTCTTTTACGAGGGAAAAAGACAGACAATTCGCTTGCCGGATACGATAGGCGTTACGTTGGACGAGTCATTTTTGGAGAAAACGAGAGCAATTGTAGGACGTGACAGCGTAATTTCGAAAGAATTGCCCATAATGTGGGGAGGATGA
- a CDS encoding NAD(P)-dependent malic enzyme, whose amino-acid sequence MSNLREEALELHRKHQGKLEAVTKVPVRNARDLSLAYSPGVAEPCKDIFDDKSKVYEYTMKGNLVAVVSDGTAVLGLGNIGPEAAMPVMEGKAVLFKSFAGVDAFPICLNTTDVDKIVETVKMLEPTFGGVNLEDIAAPACFEVEERLKRETNIPVFHDDQHGTAIVTAAGLINALRVVDKKLEDIRVVANGAGAAGIAIIKLLVSMGVKDVVMCDTKGIVYEGRPFGMNPVKEEMAKITNHNKIQGDLADAMKGADVFIGVSVAGAVTSEMVRSMNRDAIIFAMANPTPEIMPDEAKAAGAAVVGTGRSDFPNQVNNVLAFPGIFRGALDTRATNINEEMKLAAVYAIADLITPEELSTEKVIPAPFDARVAPNVAAAVAKAAMESGVARITVDPEDVKAKTMNLAAISYQQV is encoded by the coding sequence ATGTCCAATCTGAGAGAGGAAGCACTGGAACTTCACAGAAAACATCAAGGAAAATTGGAGGCTGTCACAAAAGTGCCTGTCCGCAATGCGCGCGACTTGAGCCTCGCTTATTCCCCTGGAGTTGCAGAGCCATGCAAAGATATTTTTGACGACAAGTCCAAAGTGTACGAATATACCATGAAAGGCAACCTCGTTGCAGTAGTCAGCGACGGTACTGCGGTTCTCGGTCTCGGAAATATCGGCCCAGAAGCAGCTATGCCTGTCATGGAGGGAAAAGCCGTCCTATTTAAATCCTTTGCAGGGGTAGATGCGTTCCCGATCTGCTTGAACACCACCGATGTAGACAAAATCGTAGAAACCGTAAAAATGCTGGAACCAACGTTCGGCGGGGTAAACCTGGAAGATATCGCAGCTCCTGCTTGCTTCGAGGTAGAAGAGCGTCTGAAACGTGAAACCAACATCCCTGTATTCCACGATGACCAACATGGTACTGCTATCGTAACAGCAGCTGGCCTGATCAATGCGCTGCGCGTAGTAGATAAAAAACTGGAAGACATCCGCGTCGTAGCGAACGGTGCTGGTGCAGCCGGTATCGCGATCATCAAGCTTCTGGTTTCCATGGGTGTAAAAGACGTTGTGATGTGCGATACAAAAGGGATTGTCTATGAAGGCCGTCCGTTCGGGATGAACCCGGTAAAAGAAGAAATGGCAAAAATTACGAACCACAACAAAATTCAGGGCGACCTGGCTGATGCGATGAAAGGTGCTGACGTATTCATCGGCGTTTCCGTAGCAGGTGCAGTGACATCTGAGATGGTTCGTTCCATGAATCGTGATGCGATCATCTTCGCGATGGCGAACCCGACTCCTGAGATCATGCCAGATGAAGCGAAAGCTGCCGGTGCTGCTGTTGTAGGTACAGGACGTTCCGACTTCCCGAACCAAGTAAACAACGTGCTTGCATTCCCAGGCATTTTCCGCGGAGCACTCGACACGCGCGCAACCAACATCAACGAAGAAATGAAGCTGGCAGCGGTATATGCCATCGCCGACCTGATCACGCCAGAAGAACTTTCGACCGAAAAAGTAATCCCAGCGCCATTTGACGCTCGCGTAGCTCCAAACGTAGCTGCAGCAGTAGCGAAAGCAGCGATGGAGAGCGGTGTGGCTCGCATCACTGTGGATCCAGAAGACGTGAAAGCAAAAACAATGAACCTGGCTGCGATTTCCTACCAACAAGTATAG
- a CDS encoding FadR/GntR family transcriptional regulator, with amino-acid sequence MLDSSQDRKVYEGILLQIHEIVQERNLRPGDKLPSERELSEQLGAGRSSVREALRALELLGLIETRRGEGTFLKHYRHNRLIDILGFFILRDAKTKKDLVEMRRILELDAVRLACRRATDKHFEEMERILAIAEERVERGEVPTEEDYQFHRVICRSSRNSILHRIWTPLVEYSNSVRTESLSREGRAKLAVAEHREIMESIRAGDAAGAVEKMRHHLENSKL; translated from the coding sequence GTGCTCGACTCATCCCAAGATCGAAAGGTATACGAAGGGATTCTCCTGCAGATTCACGAGATCGTTCAAGAGAGAAACCTGCGTCCGGGCGACAAGCTTCCCTCTGAGAGAGAACTGTCAGAACAGCTAGGCGCAGGCCGATCCTCCGTCCGCGAAGCACTCAGGGCTTTGGAGCTTCTCGGACTGATCGAGACTCGCAGAGGGGAAGGCACATTCTTAAAGCATTACCGGCACAATCGTCTGATTGATATCCTCGGATTTTTCATTTTGCGGGATGCCAAGACGAAGAAGGATCTGGTTGAGATGCGCCGAATCCTGGAGTTGGATGCGGTTCGACTCGCCTGCAGGCGTGCGACTGACAAGCATTTTGAAGAAATGGAACGCATCCTGGCGATTGCCGAAGAACGGGTCGAACGCGGAGAAGTGCCGACGGAGGAAGACTACCAATTTCATCGAGTCATTTGCCGATCCAGCCGCAACTCGATCCTGCATCGGATTTGGACACCTCTGGTGGAATACAGCAACAGCGTTCGGACTGAGTCCTTGTCTCGTGAGGGCAGGGCGAAGCTAGCTGTGGCCGAGCATCGTGAGATCATGGAGTCTATTCGTGCAGGCGATGCAGCAGGAGCCGTTGAAAAAATGAGGCATCATTTGGAGAACAGCAAGCTATGA
- the accD gene encoding acetyl-CoA carboxylase, carboxyltransferase subunit beta, with product MLKDLFGKKRKFATVPSETLARVPASIDHSKEAGTREKEVPEGLMNKCPHCGTIHYSKDLEKNLRVCKGCQYHYSMSAPERLASLLDEGVLTEEFDANLITANPLGFPGYLEKLEQDKANTNLNEAIMTGEGVLGGNRIIIGVMDSRFRMASMGSVVGEKITRAIEQAIARRLPFILFSASGGARMQEGVLSLMQMAKTSAALSRLDRERLLFVSIMTNPTYGGVSASFSSLGDYNIAEPGAMIGFAGRRVIEQTIRQELPKDFQTAEFLLKNGQLDMVVHRKDMRNTLAKLVEMHTSREGVEAWQENSLLKSH from the coding sequence TTGCTAAAAGATCTTTTTGGGAAAAAGCGTAAGTTTGCTACAGTCCCTTCGGAGACACTCGCACGTGTCCCAGCTTCCATCGACCATTCCAAGGAAGCAGGAACGAGAGAGAAGGAAGTCCCCGAGGGTTTGATGAATAAATGTCCACACTGTGGGACGATTCACTACTCCAAGGATCTGGAGAAAAACTTGCGCGTCTGTAAAGGATGCCAGTATCACTACTCCATGTCAGCTCCGGAACGTTTGGCATCGCTTTTGGATGAAGGTGTGCTGACGGAGGAATTTGACGCGAATCTAATCACGGCCAATCCACTCGGCTTCCCGGGATATCTGGAAAAGCTCGAGCAGGACAAGGCCAATACGAATCTGAATGAAGCGATCATGACCGGAGAAGGCGTGCTTGGCGGCAATCGGATTATTATTGGTGTCATGGATTCCCGTTTCCGTATGGCCAGCATGGGATCGGTCGTAGGAGAGAAAATTACACGTGCAATCGAACAAGCAATCGCTCGTCGTTTGCCATTCATTTTGTTCTCGGCATCCGGTGGTGCACGCATGCAAGAAGGTGTGCTCAGCCTCATGCAGATGGCCAAGACGAGTGCGGCTTTGTCGCGACTCGATCGGGAACGTCTTTTGTTTGTCTCCATCATGACGAATCCTACCTATGGTGGTGTCTCTGCGAGCTTCTCCTCTTTGGGAGATTACAATATCGCGGAACCGGGTGCTATGATTGGTTTTGCCGGACGTCGTGTCATTGAGCAAACGATTCGTCAGGAGTTGCCTAAAGACTTCCAAACAGCGGAATTCTTGTTGAAGAATGGGCAGCTCGATATGGTCGTGCACCGCAAAGACATGCGGAATACACTCGCCAAACTGGTAGAGATGCACACGTCGCGGGAAGGAGTGGAAGCATGGCAGGAGAACTCCCTTTTGAAAAGCCACTAA
- the accA gene encoding acetyl-CoA carboxylase carboxyl transferase subunit alpha, which produces MAGELPFEKPLIELQDKIKELRRFTEEKGIDFSDEIKRLEQKSKDLAQQIYGNLTPWQRVQLARHPERPTTLDYIQLLFTDFMEVHGDRLFGDDHSIVGGIAKLDGRPVTIVGHQKGKDTKENIKRNFGMAHPEGYRKALRIMEQADKFGRPIICFINTSGAYPGKAAEERGQSEAIARNLREMATFRVPIICIVIGEGGSGGALAISVGNRIFMLENSYYSVIAPESAAAILWRDSSLGMRAAETMKITAPDLLELGVIDGIIDEPFGGAHRDLIQQASLVKATIVEQLEQLGKMTPDELVQDRYEKFKQIGEYASL; this is translated from the coding sequence ATGGCAGGAGAACTCCCTTTTGAAAAGCCACTAATTGAATTGCAGGATAAGATCAAGGAACTGCGTCGCTTCACAGAAGAGAAGGGAATTGACTTCTCGGATGAGATCAAGCGACTGGAACAAAAGTCAAAAGACTTGGCTCAGCAAATTTATGGAAATCTGACGCCGTGGCAGCGTGTTCAATTGGCTCGCCATCCGGAGCGTCCGACAACCTTGGACTACATACAGCTACTTTTTACTGATTTTATGGAAGTGCATGGAGACCGTTTATTTGGAGACGACCATTCTATCGTTGGCGGTATTGCCAAGCTGGACGGGCGCCCGGTAACCATCGTCGGTCACCAAAAAGGGAAAGACACCAAAGAAAATATTAAGCGGAATTTCGGTATGGCGCATCCTGAAGGCTACCGCAAGGCTCTGCGAATCATGGAGCAGGCGGATAAATTCGGACGCCCGATCATCTGCTTTATCAATACGTCGGGTGCTTACCCCGGCAAGGCTGCAGAAGAGCGTGGCCAGAGTGAAGCGATCGCTCGCAATCTGCGTGAAATGGCTACCTTCCGTGTGCCGATTATTTGTATTGTCATCGGGGAAGGCGGTAGTGGTGGTGCCCTGGCAATCAGCGTGGGCAATCGAATCTTTATGCTGGAGAATTCGTATTACTCCGTGATTGCGCCGGAAAGTGCGGCGGCTATTTTGTGGAGAGATTCTAGCCTGGGGATGCGCGCAGCGGAAACGATGAAAATCACAGCGCCTGACTTGCTTGAGCTGGGTGTAATCGATGGTATCATCGATGAACCATTTGGAGGAGCGCATCGTGACTTGATCCAGCAGGCGAGTCTGGTCAAGGCAACGATTGTCGAACAACTGGAACAGCTGGGCAAAATGACTCCGGATGAACTAGTACAGGATCGTTACGAAAAGTTCAAACAGATTGGCGAATACGCCTCCCTGTAA